The Thermotoga sp. Ku-13t genomic sequence GATAAGCAAAATTGCTTCTGAGATCAAAATTGGTAAGGATGGCTACGGCTGGGTGATCGATTCGAAGGGTCAGATCGTGGCGCACCCGAATCCAGATTATTTGATGAAGCTGAACGTTCTGGATGCCTCAAAACAGGGTTTCAAAGGTCTCGAAGACGTTGCGAAGAAAGCCCTTGCGAAAGAAGCTGGCTTTGGAAAGATCACCAATCCCCAGGGCGATGTTGAGTATGTTTTCTACTCACCGTTGCATTATGCGGAAGGTTGGTCTTTCCTCGTGAGTGTACCAGAAAAGCAGATCCTTTCGACGGTCAACAGTTTGACGATTCGAATAATCATCATCTTTATTGTACTTGCGGCGATCGTGACGGCTTTAATACTGTACACGAGCACCTCGATTTCCAGACCCATCAAACATCTTTCGCAGAAAGTGCTCGAATTTGGCAAAGGAGACCTCACGGTCAGATTCGAAGCGAAAGGCAAAGACGAAGTTGCACAGATGGCTCAGGCACTCAATCAGATGGCAGATACGCTGAAAGAATCCATGAAGATCATAAACGAATCTTCCACGCAGGTTAACGATTCAGCTCAAAGCCTTGCAAGCACTGCACAGGAATTGAGCGCTTCCTCAGAAGAGCTTGCATCGCAGATGGAAGAAGTCAACAGATCTGCTCAGAACGCATCTGCTTCGATAGAAGAAGTCACCAGTGGCATAGAAGAAGTAGCAGCGAGTGCACAGAACGTATCGAAAGCTGCCCAGATGCTTTCTGAAAGATCCAATCAGGTGAACGAAGCTGCGAAAGAAGGAGAGAGGGCGATAAAGAACATAGTTGAGATGATAAAGCGTGCGAGGGACAAAGTTGAACAGACGGCGATGGTTGTGGGGCAGCTGAGCCAGCAGGCGGAGAACATAGGCCAGATATTAGATACGATCAATTCCATAGCAGAGCAGACGAATTTGCTGGCGTTGAACGCAGCGATAGAGGCGGCCAGGGCAGGTGAAGCAGGCAGAGGGTTTGCAGTGGTTGCGGACGAGATAAGAAAGCTTGCAGAAGAGAGCAAGAAAGCGACGGACCAGATAGGACAGATACTGAATCAGATAAGCCAGGGAGCGATGAAGGCAGATGGAGCAACGAAAGAAGTTGTGGAGGTAGTGGAAGGGATAAACAAAG encodes the following:
- a CDS encoding methyl-accepting chemotaxis protein; the encoded protein is MKSLRAKMLLLILLPVVAGLIVAGLVSYFLSNSTITNYVVENSLEIASKALETADEWLNGVIKEVKSLAGTNAVMNALKLGDWKDLMGNYLPPRLKDKPYIEMAFIAYPDGSAPTTTGSVANVVDREYFIKIIKQNYSVVVSDALVSKATGKNIFVIAAAVKDDSGKTLGLFGTTVLLDTISKIASEIKIGKDGYGWVIDSKGQIVAHPNPDYLMKLNVLDASKQGFKGLEDVAKKALAKEAGFGKITNPQGDVEYVFYSPLHYAEGWSFLVSVPEKQILSTVNSLTIRIIIIFIVLAAIVTALILYTSTSISRPIKHLSQKVLEFGKGDLTVRFEAKGKDEVAQMAQALNQMADTLKESMKIINESSTQVNDSAQSLASTAQELSASSEELASQMEEVNRSAQNASASIEEVTSGIEEVAASAQNVSKAAQMLSERSNQVNEAAKEGERAIKNIVEMIKRARDKVEQTAMVVGQLSQQAENIGQILDTINSIAEQTNLLALNAAIEAARAGEAGRGFAVVADEIRKLAEESKKATDQIGQILNQISQGAMKADGATKEVVEVVEGINKGAEGVVSQFGKIAEQINAMVSQIESLAASAEEQSAAAEEMSSAMDTATKSIMMIAQQMEEMTKAVKEQANASQNVSSLSEEMSSIAESLVQQVRKFKI